A single genomic interval of Peromyscus leucopus breed LL Stock chromosome 7, UCI_PerLeu_2.1, whole genome shotgun sequence harbors:
- the Sc5d gene encoding lathosterol oxidase, with protein sequence MDLVLSVADHYFFTPYVYPATWPEDNIVRQTISLLIVTNLGAYILYFFCATLSYYFVYDHSLMKHPQFLKNQVSREIIFTVKSLPWISIPTIALFLLELRGYSKLYDDIGDFPSGWIHLIVSVLSFLFFTDMLIYWIHRGLHHRLVYKRIHKPHHIWKIPTPFASHAFHPVDGFLQSLPYHIYPFIFPLHKVVYLGLYVLVNVWTISIHDGDFRVPQFLRPFINGSAHHTDHHMFFDYNYGQYFTLWDRIGGSFKNPSSFEGKGPHSYVRKMAEREFNNLAVNGCKSEKVCNGEFTKTK encoded by the exons ATGGACCTGGTTCTCAGTGTTGCCGATCACTACTTCTTTACTCCATATGTGTATCCAGCCACGTGGCCCGAGGACAACATCGTCCGACAAACTATTAGTCTCCTGATTGTCACAAACCTGGGGGCTTATATCCTCTACTTCTTCTGTGCAACCCTGAGCTATTATTTTGTCTATGATCATTCGTTAATGAAGCATCCACAGTTTTTAAAG AATCAAGTCTCTCGGGAGATCATATTCACCGTCAAGTCTTTGCCCTGGATAAGTATCCCCACCATTGCATTGTTCCTGCTGGAGTTGAGAGGCTACAgcaagctctatgatgacatagGAGACTTCCCAAGTG GCTGGATTCATCTCATCGTTAGCGTGCTATCCTTCCTCTTTTTCACGGATATGCTGATCTACTGGATTCACAGGGGCCTGCACCATAGACTGGTCTACAAG cgCATACATAAACCTCATCATATTTGGAAGATCCCCACTCCATTTGCAAGTCATGCTTTTCACCCTGTGGACGGCTTCCTCCAGAGTCTACCTTACCACATATACCCCTTTATCTTTCCACTGCACAAGGTGGTCTATTTAGGTTTATATGTCTTGGTTAATGTCTGGACAATTTCTATTCATGACGGTGATTTTCGTGTCCCCCAGTTCTTAAGGCCATTTATTAATGGGTCAGCTCATCACACAGACCACCACATGTTTTTTGACTATAACTATGGACAGTATTTCACATTGTGGGATAGAATTGGAGGCTCTTTTaaaaatccttcctcctttgaaGGGAAAGGACCACATAGTTATGTGAGGAAGATGGCCGAAAGAGAGTTCAACAACCTTGCAGTAAATGGCTGTAAAAGCGAAAAAGTGTGCAATGGAGAGTTTACAAAGACTAAGTAG